A single Botrytis cinerea B05.10 chromosome 1, complete sequence DNA region contains:
- the Bchox7 gene encoding Bchox7 has protein sequence MDDATLPPMPPPRSPSPTLPEHIPQPNSGSDPRSLPEVEKEHPNYSDNNEELESANSSHDVAAFVPLKEEAPDTEGKLEGGKQKRKRTSPEDQAFLEAQYKENPKPNKAARAEIVKSVRLNEKEVQIWFQNRRQINRRKSRPLLPHEIAAFGLGLNPLSSDPASIVNYSSSQETDEQAESFLPNEALRPLDNEDESRISHDVELSAPETTSKIKSLEKVAEGTQKLPVKTEHNPLVSETPSKETRSQSISDALSQSFSATPGYLANRWNNVNPFSTPVAAHSIMFTTPTISRPIFPSSCPERITTDTTPAATSRVRLSTGLDGRAELVEGEITPPRSHAERPTSSLSSVIPLKRMRSLYRSHSALPLGSSSFNGPFTPRLLSGRSRDARTWEFCAEGEPRDELTTQAENESSGSAIAAISLIRSTSSSALKPNPNKRNTPSRPNLQGKRPKMGRASSSVARMQSGIKKSRQSVNDKDQLMRSPSGDSDKENWVPSQTGVNPRRRPAHIPKESDKEPKGILQDNPSIPTHADFGVDGNKRRKSTHSEPQVFEDGETSAKNTKAPDDDVQHFMQAPVSPSKKDDVDCIQGLLSLSQGNWR, from the exons ATGGACGACGCGACTCTGCCCCCGATGCCTCCACCCCGCTCTCCCTCACCAACTCTCCCTGAACATATTCCCCAACCTAATTCTGGATCTGATCCCCGGAGCCTACCTGAAGTAGAAAAGGAACACCCCAACTACTCAGATAATAACGAGGAGTTAGAATCCGCCAATTCCTCGCACGACGTTGCCGCATTTGTTCCCCTTAAGGAAGAGGCCCCTGACACTGAAGGGAAATTGGAAGGCGGAAAGCAGAAAAGGAAACGGACCAG CCCCGAAGACCAAGCATTTCTCGAAGCCCAGTACAAGGAAAACCCCAAACCGAACAAAGCAGCGCGTGCAGAAATTGTCAAGAGTGTTAGATTGAACGAGAAGGAGGTTCAG ATATGGTTCCAAAACCGTCGCCAAATCAATCGGAGAAAGTCGCGTCCACTTCTCCCACATGAGATTGCAGCCTTTGGTCTTGGCCTGAACCCCTTGTCTTCTGATCCTGCATCCATTGTCAACTATAGTAGCAGCCAGGAAACGGATGAGCAAGCCGAATCATTTCTGCCGAACGAGGCTTTAAGACCACTTGATAATGAGGACGAATCTCGAATTTCACATGATGTTGAGCTGTCAGCACCCGAAACAACATCTAAAATCAAATCCTTAGAGAAAGTTGCAGAAGGTACTCAAAAGCTTCCGGTAAAGACTGAACATAACCCTCTGGTCTCAGAGACACCCAGCAAGGAAACTCGCTCTCAGTCGATTTCGGACGCCCTATCCCAATCATTTTCCGCCACTCCTGGATATCTGGCCAATCGTTGGAATAACGTGAACCCATTCTCAACCCCTGTTGCTGCTCACAGTATCATGTTTACAACTCCCACCAT TTCTCGACCAATCTTCCCATCGTCTTGCCCCGAAAGAATCACAACGGATACTACTCCAGCTGCTACATCTCGAGTGCGTCTCTCAACTGGCCTTGATGGTAGAGCAGAGTTAGTCGAAGGAGAAATCACCCCTCCCCGCTCACATGCCGAACGTCCTACATCGTCATTATCTAGCGTCATTCCACTAAAGCGAATGCGAAGCTTATATCGCAGCCACAGTGCTCTCCCTCTCGGATCTTCATCCTTTAATGGCCCTTTCACGCCTCGTTTACTGAGTGGCCGCTCGCGTGATGCACGGACTTGGGAATTTTGCGCCGAAGGAGAGCCTCGTGACGAACTCACCACTCAGGCGGAAAATGAGTCCAGTGGTTCAGCAATCGCAGCGATTAGTCTTATCCGCTCGACTAGCAGCAGTGCTTTGAAACCTAACCCCAATAAACGAAACACGCCGTCCCGACCGAATCTGCAAGGGAAGAGACCTAAAATGGGACGCGCATCGTCAAGTGTTGCGAGGATGCAGAGTGGTATTAAGAAATCGAGACAGTCCGTTAATGATAAAGATCAGTTGATGAGATCTCCATCCGGAGACTCGGACAAGGAGAATTGGGTTCCGTCTCAAACTGGTGTAAACCCGCGCCGGCGACCTGCTCATATCCCAAAGGAGAGTGACAAAGAGCCGAAAGGGATTCTTCAAGACAATCCTAGTATACCTACTCATGCAGACTTTGGCGTCGATGGAAATAAGCGAAGAAAGAGCACGCATTCTGAACCCCAGGTttttgaggatggagaaaCTAGTGCAAAGAACACCAAAGCTCCCGATGATGATGTTCAACATTTTATGCAAGCTCCGGTGAGCCCGAGTAAGAAGGACGATGTCGATTGTATACAAGGGCTTTTATCGTTGAGTCAGGGGAATTGGCGATAA